The Paenibacillus sp. YPG26 genome includes a window with the following:
- the fni gene encoding type 2 isopentenyl-diphosphate Delta-isomerase, with protein MENHRHASTGAALSMTSGRKTEHIRICLEEEVNAAGVTSGFNQYAFRHNALPEIDFDDISLSADFMNRRLRTPLLISSMTGGSETAGRINERLAEAAERRGWAMGVGSVRAAVEHAELASTFAVRRKAPTIPIIANLGAVQLNYGFGIDDCRKAVEIAEADMLVLHLNGLQEVFQPEGNTNFGGLLQRVEQLCQTLAVPVGVKEVGWGIDDDTAIRLHNAGVSFIDVAGAGGTSWSQVEKFRSGDPLRRQAAEAFAGWGIPTTECIQTVRAALPGCALIGSGGLHSGVDAAKALALGADLAGFGRALLGPAVQSEQRLDEVLGRVELELRTAMFGIGAADIPALKATERLVRK; from the coding sequence ATGGAAAATCACAGGCACGCTTCCACAGGTGCCGCCTTGTCCATGACATCCGGCCGCAAGACGGAGCATATCCGTATATGTCTTGAGGAAGAAGTCAACGCCGCCGGTGTAACCAGCGGCTTCAATCAGTATGCCTTCCGGCATAATGCTCTCCCGGAGATCGACTTTGATGACATTAGCCTGAGTGCGGACTTCATGAACCGGAGGCTGAGAACGCCGTTATTAATAAGCTCGATGACCGGGGGCAGCGAGACGGCTGGGCGCATAAATGAGCGGCTTGCAGAGGCCGCAGAGCGCCGGGGCTGGGCGATGGGAGTGGGCTCGGTTCGGGCGGCCGTGGAACACGCCGAGCTTGCTTCAACGTTCGCGGTTCGCCGTAAAGCGCCGACCATTCCGATTATCGCGAACCTTGGCGCTGTACAGTTGAATTACGGCTTTGGCATCGATGACTGCCGGAAGGCGGTTGAGATCGCAGAGGCGGACATGTTGGTCCTTCACTTGAACGGTCTGCAGGAGGTGTTCCAGCCGGAAGGGAATACGAATTTCGGCGGGCTTTTGCAGCGGGTGGAGCAGCTGTGTCAGACCCTGGCTGTACCCGTAGGGGTAAAAGAAGTGGGCTGGGGCATCGATGACGACACAGCGATCCGGCTGCATAACGCCGGAGTCTCGTTCATTGATGTGGCCGGTGCGGGCGGCACGTCCTGGAGCCAGGTGGAGAAGTTCCGCAGCGGCGATCCGCTCCGCCGCCAGGCGGCAGAAGCCTTCGCAGGCTGGGGCATCCCGACAACCGAGTGCATTCAGACTGTGCGGGCCGCGCTTCCGGGCTGTGCGCTTATTGGCAGCGGCGGACTGCACTCGGGTGTGGATGCGGCCAAGGCGCTGGCGCTTGGCGCTGACTTGGCGGGCTTCGGCAGAGCCTTGTTAGGGCCTGCGGTCCAGTCCGAGCAGCGGCTTGACGAGGTGCTTGGACGGGTGGAGCTGGAGCTGCGGACTGCAATGTTCGGAATCGGCGCTGCCGACATTCCGGCGCTTAAGGCCACAGAGCGCCTGGTTCGCAAATAG
- a CDS encoding glycosyltransferase family 2 protein yields MYYLWLSLTVILSVQLVFVCWNTSQLPRLPLRRSNGALRARFPQNAAKISVLIPARNEEDNLPACLTSVLGCQAGDLELEVIVLDDRSTDATYKLAQAAAERDSRVRVIRGARRPPGWMGKSYACHQLAQEANGIWWLFLDADVRLRPNALQAVMAEADVQGRGLITGFPRQETGTWLEKLAVPMMALVIACHLPIRMVRQSGDPRFVAAHGAFMCIHRDSYAASGGHAGIASSLLDDMMLARRVKEAGDPVLLCGIHEVADMRMYRNAEQVWNGYKKNIYEGVSRNGFLLGSILTGYMLGYVLPAVVLILALFLGWWETAGLAAITTALGMVIKAVSDGRSGRPIWGGALMPASAAVFIAIAAASWRSGNGGKGYIWKGRHYS; encoded by the coding sequence ATGTACTATCTATGGTTGTCTCTGACCGTGATATTAAGTGTTCAGCTGGTCTTCGTATGCTGGAACACGTCACAATTGCCGCGGCTGCCGCTGCGGCGGTCCAACGGGGCTCTACGGGCTCGGTTCCCTCAGAATGCAGCCAAGATCTCGGTACTGATTCCCGCGCGTAATGAAGAGGACAATCTGCCTGCTTGTCTGACTTCGGTTCTCGGCTGCCAAGCCGGAGACTTGGAGCTGGAGGTGATCGTGTTAGACGATCGATCAACGGATGCCACATACAAGCTTGCTCAAGCTGCAGCCGAGCGGGATTCACGGGTTCGTGTGATCCGGGGGGCGCGGCGTCCACCAGGGTGGATGGGCAAATCCTACGCTTGTCACCAATTGGCTCAGGAAGCCAATGGAATCTGGTGGCTGTTCCTGGACGCGGATGTGCGGCTGCGGCCGAATGCGCTGCAGGCCGTTATGGCTGAAGCAGACGTACAGGGTCGGGGGCTGATTACCGGATTCCCCAGACAGGAGACCGGAACATGGCTTGAGAAACTGGCTGTGCCGATGATGGCACTGGTTATTGCCTGCCATCTGCCTATACGGATGGTTAGACAGAGTGGTGATCCCCGCTTCGTAGCGGCCCATGGCGCGTTCATGTGCATTCACCGCGACAGCTACGCGGCATCCGGCGGCCACGCCGGCATCGCCTCCTCTCTTCTGGACGATATGATGCTTGCCCGGCGAGTCAAGGAAGCCGGAGATCCTGTGCTGCTGTGCGGCATTCATGAGGTAGCGGATATGCGGATGTACCGTAATGCGGAGCAGGTGTGGAATGGATACAAAAAGAACATTTACGAAGGGGTCTCGAGAAATGGATTCCTGCTTGGGAGCATTCTGACAGGATACATGCTGGGGTATGTACTGCCCGCCGTGGTACTGATTCTGGCACTCTTTCTCGGCTGGTGGGAGACTGCCGGACTTGCCGCTATTACGACGGCTCTTGGGATGGTGATCAAGGCGGTGAGTGATGGCCGGAGCGGCAGGCCAATATGGGGAGGCGCTCTAATGCCAGCCAGTGCTGCTGTGTTCATCGCGATTGCAGCGGCTTCCTGGAGATCGGGGAATGGTGGTAAAGGCTACATATGGAAAGGAAGGCACTATTCATGA
- a CDS encoding lysophospholipid acyltransferase family protein produces MLKADKSAAFQHLFDRYNRSYLLSRHFRSIAIKGQLDCGALNSGRPIMYVMNHTSWWDGLLVYHAIRRQSAGDHYMMMEEEQLQKYRFFRRLGAFSINSQSPGSLRSTLKYTEQLLSREGRVWIFPQGEMLPLESRPLEFRRGVGYLLERCPETVVIPVTLYHGLFLGMKPDAYMRVGTPVAEPWGHLGSSGSAQLLCTRLETELNLHKAEILEARGELPIGYALLLNKSRSTNEIYDEARRRVGL; encoded by the coding sequence ATGTTAAAGGCTGATAAATCGGCTGCATTTCAGCACCTGTTCGACCGGTACAACAGATCCTACTTATTGAGCAGACACTTCCGTTCTATCGCTATAAAAGGTCAGCTGGACTGCGGAGCCTTGAATTCGGGACGTCCTATTATGTATGTAATGAACCATACTTCCTGGTGGGATGGCCTTCTCGTCTACCATGCGATCCGCAGGCAGTCGGCCGGGGACCATTACATGATGATGGAGGAGGAGCAGCTTCAAAAGTATCGGTTCTTCCGCAGGCTGGGGGCTTTCTCCATCAACAGCCAGAGTCCCGGCTCACTGAGGAGCACCTTGAAATATACGGAGCAGCTGCTGAGCCGCGAAGGCAGGGTCTGGATCTTTCCACAAGGAGAAATGCTGCCTCTCGAGTCCCGGCCGCTGGAGTTCCGCCGCGGCGTTGGTTACTTGCTGGAGCGTTGTCCTGAGACGGTCGTGATCCCGGTTACGCTGTATCACGGATTATTCCTCGGCATGAAGCCGGATGCTTACATGAGGGTGGGTACCCCCGTGGCGGAGCCGTGGGGCCATCTTGGCTCTTCTGGCTCTGCCCAGCTGCTCTGTACTCGTCTGGAGACGGAGCTGAATCTGCATAAAGCGGAAATTCTTGAGGCCAGGGGAGAGCTGCCAATCGGATATGCGCTGCTGCTTAATAAAAGCCGGTCTACAAATGAGATCTATGATGAGGCCAGAAGAAGGGTGGGGCTGTAA
- a CDS encoding carotenoid biosynthesis protein yields the protein MAVVSRVFWLWYSVGAVLLVFMKVPEGLKFSNGLFLVLYGAYALSLLHQAENRLDYPVAWRQRTGYIVLAATIIWLGGMAVEWIGVNSGLLFGSYSYSDVLGPLVMGVPVTLGFAWIAVVVNAFLISGNNDSVRGRGSRIMRAARTGAWAVLLDLVLDPVAQHSGYWYWSSAGGFYGVPWSNFLCWFLIGALLSLILPHKPLGPVWMRKGKILYQMILLLFGLVALRYGLWLCPIIAAAGILLAERSCRHVKG from the coding sequence ATGGCTGTAGTATCGCGTGTATTCTGGCTCTGGTACAGCGTAGGAGCCGTGTTGTTGGTGTTCATGAAGGTGCCCGAAGGCTTGAAGTTCTCGAACGGGCTGTTCCTGGTTCTGTACGGCGCATACGCTCTAAGCCTTCTCCACCAGGCGGAAAATCGGCTTGATTACCCTGTTGCCTGGCGCCAAAGAACCGGGTATATCGTGCTTGCGGCGACCATAATCTGGCTGGGCGGCATGGCTGTGGAGTGGATCGGCGTGAACAGCGGCCTTCTGTTCGGGAGTTACAGCTACTCGGATGTCTTGGGACCGCTGGTAATGGGAGTCCCCGTGACGCTTGGGTTCGCCTGGATCGCCGTTGTTGTGAACGCGTTCCTGATCAGCGGGAACAACGATTCCGTGCGCGGAAGAGGCTCCCGGATCATGCGAGCTGCCCGGACGGGAGCGTGGGCGGTGCTGCTTGATCTCGTCCTGGATCCCGTAGCCCAGCACAGCGGGTACTGGTACTGGTCCTCTGCAGGGGGATTCTATGGAGTGCCGTGGAGCAACTTCCTGTGCTGGTTCCTGATAGGAGCACTGCTGTCTTTAATTTTGCCGCATAAGCCTTTGGGGCCTGTCTGGATGCGGAAAGGCAAGATTCTGTACCAGATGATTCTGCTGCTGTTCGGACTCGTGGCGCTTCGTTATGGTCTTTGGCTCTGCCCGATAATTGCGGCCGCCGGAATCCTGCTTGCCGAGAGGAGCTGCCGTCATGTTAAAGGCTGA
- a CDS encoding phytoene/squalene synthase family protein, with amino-acid sequence MDIQMKQCEDLMRERSSSFYEAFRGLPSPRREAVFTIYAFCRMIDDSVDEPEHSLYTLDQLGDHLMELEKADGHFIWPALRGLFASFPRLTKEPFLRQMEGQHSDLTFTHYITMNQLERYCYLVAGTVGEMLLPVLREVDDESNEAVQESGIALGKAMQIVNIIRDVGEDLARGRRYIPLELMVRHGYTEEELLRGEVNGKWIALVQDLEQLAAGWLQAGMKRLDAYPPESAFAVELSAVLYGAILTAVKDNGFDVFRKRAFVEDRMKFQIYRRVKLRHFGGSEVDHEFVPKKLSGQQQMADTVGWL; translated from the coding sequence GTGGATATCCAAATGAAGCAGTGCGAAGATTTGATGAGAGAGAGGTCCTCCTCGTTCTATGAAGCATTCAGAGGTCTGCCGAGCCCGCGCCGCGAGGCGGTGTTCACCATCTACGCATTCTGCCGAATGATTGATGACAGTGTGGATGAACCTGAACACTCGCTCTATACCCTTGATCAATTGGGAGATCACCTCATGGAGCTGGAGAAGGCCGATGGTCATTTTATATGGCCGGCTCTGCGCGGGTTGTTCGCTTCTTTTCCAAGACTTACGAAAGAGCCGTTCTTGCGCCAGATGGAAGGGCAGCACAGCGATTTGACCTTTACCCATTACATTACAATGAATCAGCTGGAACGGTATTGCTATCTGGTTGCCGGAACCGTCGGCGAGATGCTGCTGCCTGTCCTGCGGGAGGTTGATGATGAGAGCAATGAAGCGGTACAGGAATCAGGAATTGCGCTAGGCAAGGCGATGCAGATTGTCAATATTATCAGAGATGTTGGTGAAGACCTGGCACGCGGCCGCAGATATATACCGCTTGAGCTTATGGTTCGCCATGGCTACACCGAGGAAGAGCTGCTTCGCGGCGAGGTTAACGGGAAATGGATCGCCCTTGTTCAAGATCTCGAACAGCTTGCGGCAGGCTGGCTGCAAGCTGGAATGAAGCGTCTGGACGCATATCCGCCAGAGAGCGCGTTCGCGGTAGAATTATCCGCAGTGCTGTATGGGGCGATCCTTACGGCGGTCAAGGACAATGGATTTGACGTATTTCGCAAGCGGGCCTTTGTGGAAGACAGGATGAAATTTCAAATCTATCGCAGGGTCAAGCTGCGGCATTTCGGCGGCTCCGAGGTTGATCATGAGTTTGTTCCGAAGAAGCTTAGTGGTCAGCAGCAGATGGCCGATACGGTTGGATGGCTGTAG
- the crtI gene encoding phytoene desaturase family protein, with product MKPMKRVAIVGGGIGGLTAALMLNRHGVDVTLYEQKNKVGGRLAFEQEGAYRIDQGPTIVLLPEMLLSLLEEAGVSRSRITLLPCEPMYDIHYANGRKLTKYRERDAMAEELAKVFPGEEGGFIRFMERMEKLYPAGQESFLERSFPRRRDFFTPDNLRLMWRLRAYQSLRTAAAGYFSTSEVRDAFSLQSLYIGGAPHQTPGIYTMLPYAEHAFGVWMLKGGYASLPLVLEEELRRRGGTIETGRRIDQLVVENGVCRGVVAEGERQAYDAVLYNGEFTGMEELLVEGMEGKPASRKRTFKPSSGCVLVYLGVRRRWSERRTHQFFLPESFMDHMHEVFEHGRIPGQPSYYVFNPAALDEEAAPPGESVLYMLIPVPPGLHGLSWADAAEPLVERVLEDAERRGFPGLRGAIAWRRIRTPEDAAADGLYGGGSFGIAPVLRQSGVYRPQPRPYNIRGLYAAGASIHPGGGVPIVMQGAGMASEQMLKEMGIEWISK from the coding sequence ATGAAGCCGATGAAGCGCGTGGCGATAGTAGGGGGTGGAATCGGGGGACTAACCGCGGCTCTTATGCTGAACAGACATGGTGTGGATGTCACGCTGTACGAGCAGAAGAACAAGGTGGGAGGCCGGCTTGCCTTTGAGCAGGAAGGAGCCTACAGAATTGATCAGGGTCCCACTATTGTTCTGCTGCCGGAAATGCTGTTGTCGCTGCTGGAAGAGGCGGGTGTCTCCCGGAGCCGGATCACGCTTCTTCCCTGTGAGCCCATGTATGACATTCATTACGCGAACGGTAGAAAGCTTACGAAATACCGGGAGCGGGACGCTATGGCTGAAGAGCTGGCCAAGGTCTTTCCTGGAGAGGAGGGCGGCTTCATCCGTTTCATGGAGCGAATGGAGAAGCTGTATCCCGCGGGACAGGAGTCGTTTCTGGAACGTTCCTTTCCCCGCCGGCGCGACTTCTTCACCCCGGATAATCTGCGCCTAATGTGGAGACTCCGGGCTTACCAGAGCCTGCGGACAGCCGCGGCCGGCTACTTCAGCACAAGCGAGGTCCGCGACGCCTTCTCCCTGCAAAGCCTGTATATCGGGGGAGCGCCGCATCAGACCCCTGGAATCTATACGATGCTCCCTTACGCGGAGCATGCTTTCGGGGTCTGGATGCTGAAGGGAGGTTACGCGTCATTGCCTCTCGTTCTTGAGGAGGAGCTTCGCAGGCGCGGAGGAACCATAGAGACTGGCCGGCGGATTGACCAGCTGGTTGTGGAGAATGGCGTCTGCCGTGGCGTTGTGGCGGAAGGAGAGCGGCAGGCCTATGACGCTGTCCTCTATAACGGAGAATTCACGGGAATGGAAGAGCTGCTTGTGGAAGGAATGGAAGGGAAGCCGGCCTCACGCAAGAGAACGTTCAAGCCCTCCTCAGGTTGTGTGCTGGTCTATCTGGGTGTCAGGCGCAGATGGTCGGAGCGGCGGACGCATCAATTCTTCCTGCCGGAGTCCTTCATGGATCATATGCATGAGGTCTTTGAGCATGGCCGTATTCCAGGCCAGCCTTCTTATTATGTCTTTAATCCGGCTGCTCTTGATGAAGAGGCGGCCCCGCCCGGGGAGAGCGTTCTCTATATGCTTATTCCGGTACCGCCAGGTCTTCACGGACTGAGCTGGGCGGATGCTGCGGAACCCCTGGTCGAACGGGTGCTGGAGGATGCTGAACGGCGGGGATTCCCCGGCCTGAGAGGGGCGATAGCCTGGCGAAGAATTCGGACGCCGGAGGATGCCGCGGCGGACGGACTGTATGGGGGAGGAAGCTTCGGTATCGCCCCCGTGCTTCGTCAATCCGGAGTGTATCGTCCCCAGCCGCGGCCTTACAACATTCGCGGATTGTACGCGGCGGGCGCTTCAATTCATCCAGGCGGCGGAGTTCCGATCGTCATGCAGGGAGCCGGAATGGCGTCCGAGCAAATGTTAAAGGAGATGGGAATCGAGTGGATATCCAAATGA
- the crtI gene encoding phytoene desaturase family protein, giving the protein MAQRPNGRRVVVIGAGPGGLAAAMLLAHQGYEVEVLEKNDRVGGRSSGITLGEYRFDRGATFLMMPQLLEELFTAAGRSLDDYIVMKKLSPLYSLHFGDTVFAPSADPEATAASIARLFPGEEAGYRRFMKDEEIKFGRVMPLLQRPFTSLRDYFKPDVFKALPKLHLTETVYERLSRYFEDERLKLAFTFQAKYLGMSPWNCPGTFTILSFLEHRYGLFHPVGGIHQVFEAMARIIREDGGRIRLSTGVKRVITRNGQAEGVVLDNGERIEADHVVLNADFAAAMNSLFPPGELKKYTPDKLSRKKYSLSTCMMYLGINGAIDLPHHSVYFAEDYRRNVDDITRRMQISKDFSLYIHNPSVVDPTLAPPGKSSLYVLVPVPNLKSGTDWSREAPAYREAILDRLERIPALVGIRNRIEEELIFTPQDWESQLHVYQGATFNLSHSLNQMMLRRPHNRFEEVEGVWLVGGGTHPGSGLPTIFESAKISVSMLMQQDELRKTAGSGSPPMAGKGGVV; this is encoded by the coding sequence ATGGCCCAACGCCCTAACGGGAGGCGAGTCGTTGTAATCGGAGCCGGACCGGGAGGTCTCGCTGCCGCGATGCTGCTGGCGCATCAAGGCTACGAGGTTGAAGTGCTGGAGAAGAATGATCGAGTTGGAGGCAGATCATCCGGGATCACATTGGGGGAGTATCGCTTTGACCGGGGAGCAACCTTTCTGATGATGCCGCAGCTGCTAGAAGAATTATTTACCGCTGCAGGCCGTTCCTTGGATGACTATATTGTCATGAAGAAGCTAAGTCCGCTGTATTCACTGCATTTTGGAGATACCGTATTCGCGCCGTCAGCCGATCCTGAAGCGACCGCGGCTTCCATTGCGCGGTTGTTCCCGGGAGAAGAGGCCGGCTACCGGCGATTCATGAAGGATGAAGAGATCAAGTTTGGCAGGGTGATGCCGCTTCTTCAGAGGCCATTCACTTCGCTGCGTGACTATTTCAAGCCCGATGTGTTCAAGGCATTGCCCAAGCTGCATCTGACGGAGACGGTATATGAGCGGCTGTCCCGGTATTTCGAGGATGAACGGTTGAAGCTGGCATTCACCTTTCAGGCGAAGTATTTGGGCATGTCTCCTTGGAATTGTCCCGGAACCTTTACGATCCTGTCGTTCCTCGAACACCGCTACGGCCTTTTTCATCCTGTCGGCGGCATCCACCAGGTGTTCGAAGCCATGGCCCGGATTATCCGCGAAGATGGCGGGAGAATCCGGCTGTCTACCGGAGTGAAGCGGGTGATTACCCGGAACGGGCAGGCAGAGGGTGTTGTTCTCGACAATGGAGAGAGAATTGAGGCAGACCATGTTGTGCTGAATGCCGACTTTGCCGCTGCCATGAACAGCTTGTTCCCTCCGGGAGAACTGAAGAAGTATACACCAGATAAGCTGTCACGCAAAAAGTATTCACTGTCCACCTGCATGATGTACCTCGGCATCAACGGAGCAATCGATCTGCCGCACCACTCCGTATATTTCGCTGAAGACTATCGGCGTAACGTGGACGATATCACTCGCCGCATGCAGATCTCCAAGGACTTTTCCCTATATATTCATAATCCATCCGTCGTTGATCCCACACTCGCTCCACCCGGCAAATCCTCGCTGTACGTGCTGGTTCCGGTACCGAACCTGAAGTCTGGAACAGACTGGTCCCGTGAGGCTCCCGCTTACCGCGAAGCCATCCTTGACCGGCTGGAGAGGATTCCAGCGCTTGTGGGAATCCGGAATAGAATTGAGGAGGAGCTGATCTTCACACCGCAGGACTGGGAGAGTCAGCTCCATGTGTATCAGGGGGCGACATTCAATCTGTCCCATTCGCTGAATCAGATGATGCTTCGGCGGCCGCATAACCGGTTCGAGGAAGTTGAAGGGGTATGGCTGGTTGGCGGAGGCACGCATCCCGGCAGCGGGCTGCCGACGATATTTGAATCCGCGAAGATCAGCGTCTCCATGCTGATGCAGCAGGATGAGCTCCGCAAGACGGCTGGATCGGGCTCCCCTCCGATGGCCGGGAAAGGCGGCGTTGTATGA
- a CDS encoding MerR family transcriptional regulator: protein MYSIKQVSAMLNIPTVTIRAWENRYEAVVPERTDAGYRLYTEENVEDLKWLKAQVEERGATISQAVKMLKSRKKEEDQASALLSELPKAGDQTAYAKMEEQIYEALLSFQGERANGLIDFGFSLYGYDAMFYHVLVPVLIRVGAAWEQGRASVAQEHYMTQLISQRFFQFFHLFPVNHLMPKALSFCPPGEHHQVGLLLFSLFLRKHGVEVLYLGANTPEEDLVRIIHAQDISLVCLSLTDPSLIEETDELVSRLKSACPHITVALGGKAYERSPNCKYPESVLKLPAEEWKDWLESLVRKSSKH from the coding sequence TTGTATTCGATCAAACAAGTCTCAGCGATGCTGAATATCCCAACGGTGACAATCCGCGCGTGGGAGAACCGCTACGAGGCCGTGGTACCCGAGCGTACGGATGCTGGATACCGCTTATACACCGAGGAGAATGTAGAAGATCTCAAATGGCTTAAAGCCCAGGTTGAAGAGCGGGGGGCGACGATCTCCCAGGCCGTGAAAATGCTCAAGAGCCGAAAGAAAGAGGAGGATCAAGCCTCGGCGCTTCTGTCGGAACTTCCCAAGGCAGGCGATCAGACCGCTTATGCCAAGATGGAGGAGCAAATCTATGAGGCGCTCCTCTCCTTTCAAGGGGAGAGGGCGAACGGGCTGATTGATTTCGGCTTCTCGCTCTACGGTTATGACGCCATGTTCTATCACGTGCTGGTGCCTGTTCTGATTCGAGTGGGTGCAGCCTGGGAGCAGGGGCGGGCGAGTGTGGCGCAGGAACACTATATGACCCAGCTCATCTCACAGCGTTTCTTTCAATTCTTTCATTTGTTCCCGGTCAATCATCTCATGCCCAAGGCGCTATCCTTCTGCCCGCCAGGCGAGCACCATCAGGTCGGCCTTCTGCTGTTCTCCTTATTCCTGCGCAAGCACGGGGTGGAGGTTCTCTATCTGGGGGCGAACACTCCTGAGGAGGATCTGGTCAGAATTATCCATGCTCAGGACATCTCTCTGGTCTGTCTATCCCTGACAGATCCTTCTCTGATCGAAGAGACAGACGAGCTGGTAAGCCGCCTGAAGTCAGCCTGTCCGCATATTACGGTGGCGCTCGGAGGCAAGGCTTATGAGCGTTCTCCTAATTGTAAATATCCTGAATCGGTCCTCAAGCTGCCGGCCGAGGAATGGAAGGATTGGCTGGAATCGCTGGTCCGCAAGTCATCCAAACACTAG
- a CDS encoding phospholipase D family protein produces MAPLSNPRISSQSSRKRSLLSRLLISLAVLTVWLAAVMIYQTHKPLPAGTSYESPLYSVDEVNFLYDLTYPDGKGGVHQERQIVDRVLQMIEEAREYVVLDLFLFNDYVHEGQRYPDVSGEVTRRLIAQKKKHPRLQITFVTDEINTNYGSAPNPLLEQLKQAGAQIVITDVNPLRDSTPAYSAIWRTFIQWFGHSGTGWIPNLMASSGPDITARSYLKLLNVKANHRKVVATENSALISSGNIHNASALHSNIAFEVRGNITADILSSEQAVADFSGGGALPRWQGASSNQGSKGPGGISQTASAPLQIRYLTEGKIYKYLLESIRSTTKGDTLWMGMFYLADSQVLNELVEAGQRGVQIRLILDPNQNAFGQEKIGLLNRPVAQELLERSGQEMQIRWYNTTKEQYHTKLLYIAKAKGPSMVMGGSANFTARNLDDLNLENDLWISVPKGNKLTRDLDHYFNRIWYNEGAEYSLDYSAYHEESVWFKDIMYRLQKGLGFTTN; encoded by the coding sequence ATGGCGCCTTTATCCAATCCGCGTATCTCTTCGCAAAGCTCCCGGAAGCGTTCCCTGCTCAGCCGGCTCCTTATTTCTCTCGCTGTGCTCACAGTATGGCTGGCCGCCGTCATGATCTATCAGACTCATAAGCCTCTTCCCGCGGGAACTTCGTATGAGAGCCCCCTGTACAGCGTGGATGAAGTGAATTTTCTGTATGATCTGACCTATCCGGATGGAAAAGGGGGCGTGCACCAGGAACGGCAAATTGTAGACCGGGTGCTTCAAATGATAGAGGAAGCCCGGGAATATGTCGTGCTCGATCTGTTCCTGTTCAACGATTATGTACATGAAGGTCAGCGTTATCCCGATGTCAGCGGTGAAGTGACCCGAAGGCTGATCGCTCAGAAAAAGAAGCATCCCCGCCTTCAAATTACGTTCGTCACCGATGAGATCAACACCAATTACGGCTCGGCTCCGAATCCCCTGCTCGAGCAGCTCAAGCAGGCGGGTGCCCAGATTGTTATTACCGACGTCAATCCGCTAAGGGATTCGACTCCCGCTTATTCAGCGATATGGCGGACCTTCATCCAATGGTTCGGCCATTCGGGGACCGGCTGGATCCCGAATCTCATGGCTTCAAGCGGACCTGACATTACCGCGCGCTCCTATCTGAAGCTGCTTAATGTGAAGGCTAATCACCGAAAGGTGGTTGCGACCGAGAATAGTGCCTTAATCTCCTCGGGAAATATACATAATGCCAGTGCGCTGCACTCCAATATCGCATTTGAGGTGCGCGGGAATATAACCGCGGATATCCTGTCCAGTGAACAGGCTGTGGCGGACTTCTCCGGCGGCGGAGCTCTGCCAAGGTGGCAGGGCGCTTCTTCCAATCAAGGGTCCAAGGGTCCGGGCGGTATATCCCAGACCGCTTCCGCTCCCCTTCAGATCCGATATCTCACTGAAGGCAAGATCTATAAATATCTGCTTGAGTCGATCCGGAGTACCACCAAGGGAGATACCTTATGGATGGGTATGTTCTATCTGGCCGATAGCCAGGTTCTGAACGAGCTTGTAGAGGCTGGGCAGCGCGGTGTCCAGATTCGTCTCATCCTCGATCCGAATCAGAACGCGTTCGGTCAGGAGAAGATCGGACTTCTCAATCGTCCAGTGGCCCAAGAGCTTCTGGAACGCTCAGGTCAGGAGATGCAGATACGCTGGTACAATACTACGAAGGAGCAATACCACACAAAGCTTCTCTATATTGCCAAGGCGAAAGGCCCCAGCATGGTGATGGGCGGCTCGGCCAACTTCACAGCCCGCAATCTGGACGACCTCAACCTCGAGAATGATCTGTGGATATCCGTGCCTAAGGGGAACAAGCTGACCCGGGATCTGGACCATTACTTCAATAGGATCTGGTATAACGAGGGAGCTGAATACAGCCTGGATTACAGTGCCTATCATGAAGAATCCGTCTGGTTCAAGGACATCATGTACCGGCTTCAGAAGGGGCTGGGCTTCACAACAAATTAA